A part of Candidatus Methylomirabilis tolerans genomic DNA contains:
- the ftsW gene encoding putative lipid II flippase FtsW: MISRRLSHDKLLYGVSLLLVLVGIVMVYSASAIRAQEKYDDPFFFLKKQLLWALIGLAVMFWAMHRDYRTFQQYAPLLFFCSLLLLGLVLIPSIGIKVNNARRWLRLFGISFQPSELAKLSIILLVARLLAKSADREEQSAKRLLVPLIVSGLVCSLIVFQPHFGMVAILLCAVLALCFMAGIRLGHLSAVALGAMALAVLLVWTHPYALERVMTRLDPSHASPKAAHQTNQAIVAIGPGGLLGRGLGDSFGKLGYLPESHTEFIFAVVGEETGLAGTLLVVCLFGVLLWRGTRIALRAPDLFGTYAAMGITFTIVTQAAVNFGVVVGLLPITGLPLPLVSFGGTSLVVTLLCIGILLSISRHQTAKGRFA, translated from the coding sequence ATGATCAGTAGGCGCCTCTCTCACGATAAGCTGTTGTACGGCGTGTCGCTGCTGCTGGTCCTGGTCGGTATTGTGATGGTCTATAGCGCGAGCGCCATCAGGGCCCAGGAAAAATACGACGACCCGTTCTTTTTCCTGAAGAAGCAGCTCCTGTGGGCGCTGATCGGGTTGGCGGTCATGTTTTGGGCCATGCACCGCGACTATCGCACATTCCAACAGTATGCGCCGCTGTTGTTCTTTTGCTCGCTGTTGCTCCTCGGCCTTGTGCTGATCCCATCGATCGGGATCAAGGTCAACAACGCCAGGCGGTGGCTTCGGCTATTCGGGATCTCCTTTCAACCGTCCGAACTTGCCAAGCTCTCCATTATTCTCCTTGTAGCCAGACTCCTCGCCAAGAGCGCCGATCGGGAGGAGCAGTCCGCCAAACGCCTTCTTGTACCGCTCATTGTCTCCGGACTGGTTTGCAGTCTGATTGTGTTTCAGCCCCACTTCGGGATGGTAGCGATCCTGCTGTGTGCGGTACTGGCCCTGTGTTTCATGGCAGGCATCCGTCTGGGGCATCTGAGCGCCGTCGCTCTTGGGGCCATGGCGTTGGCCGTCCTGCTCGTCTGGACCCACCCATACGCCTTGGAGCGAGTCATGACGCGGCTGGATCCAAGTCACGCCTCCCCTAAAGCCGCACACCAGACTAACCAGGCCATAGTTGCAATTGGGCCTGGGGGGCTTCTGGGGCGAGGTCTCGGCGACAGCTTCGGTAAGCTGGGGTATCTGCCAGAGTCCCATACCGAGTTTATCTTTGCCGTTGTCGGGGAAGAAACGGGGCTTGCGGGGACTCTGCTGGTTGTCTGCCTCTTCGGCGTGCTTCTGTGGCGGGGAACTCGGATCGCACTCCGGGCGCCTGATCTGTTCGGCACCTATGCGGCAATGGGGATTACCTTTACCATCGTGACGCAGGCCGCTGTCAATTTTGGAGTGGTTGTCGGACTACTACCTATTACGGGTTTGCCGTTGCCGTTGGTCAGCTTCGGCGGCACATCCTTGGTCGTTACCCTGTTGTGCATCGGAATCCTGCTCAGCATTTCGCGTCACCAGACGGCGAAAGGGCGATTCGCGTGA
- the mraY gene encoding phospho-N-acetylmuramoyl-pentapeptide-transferase codes for MLYHLLYPLHESYAVLNVFRYVTFRTAGAILTALLISLLLGPALIRKLQELQIGQSIRDDGPAGHLQKAGTPTMGGLLILASVFIGTLLWANLTNRFVWLALLCTVWMGAVGFIDDYLKVASKNSRGLSVRGKLLWQVIPGMLVGLFLYVNPVDTYTTKLAIPFLKHWMPDLGWGYVLFVMLVIVGASNAVNLTDGLDGLAIGPILMTAAAYTVLAYIAGHASIAHYLQVVFVRGSSELTVFGGAIVGASLGFLWYNAYPAQLFMGDTGSLALGAAVATLAVLVKSELLLLIVGGVFVAEAISVIMQVFSYRTTGRRVFRMAPIHHHYELNGMAEPKIIVRFWIISFILALLSLTTLKLR; via the coding sequence ATGCTGTATCACCTGCTGTACCCGTTGCACGAGAGCTACGCGGTCTTGAACGTCTTCCGATACGTCACCTTCCGGACGGCCGGGGCCATTCTTACCGCGCTGCTGATCAGTTTGCTCCTGGGGCCGGCGCTAATCCGTAAGCTTCAGGAGTTACAGATCGGCCAGAGCATCAGGGACGACGGGCCGGCGGGTCATCTGCAAAAGGCCGGGACACCCACGATGGGCGGCCTCCTGATCCTGGCCTCTGTATTTATCGGTACGTTGCTCTGGGCGAACCTGACCAACCGGTTCGTTTGGCTCGCCCTGTTGTGCACGGTCTGGATGGGGGCGGTGGGGTTCATCGACGACTACCTGAAGGTGGCATCAAAAAACAGCAGGGGACTCTCAGTCAGGGGAAAACTGTTGTGGCAGGTGATTCCCGGTATGCTCGTTGGGCTCTTCCTGTATGTCAACCCGGTGGATACGTACACCACGAAGCTGGCTATCCCCTTTCTTAAGCACTGGATGCCAGACCTGGGCTGGGGCTACGTCCTGTTTGTGATGCTGGTCATTGTCGGCGCGTCAAATGCGGTGAACCTCACCGACGGCCTGGATGGGCTGGCTATCGGTCCGATCCTGATGACCGCCGCAGCGTATACGGTCCTGGCGTACATTGCAGGACATGCCAGCATCGCGCACTACCTGCAGGTGGTCTTTGTCAGGGGGAGCTCGGAGCTCACCGTCTTCGGCGGCGCCATCGTCGGGGCCAGTCTGGGATTCCTCTGGTACAACGCCTACCCCGCGCAACTCTTTATGGGCGACACCGGCTCGTTGGCGCTTGGAGCCGCCGTGGCCACGCTCGCTGTCCTGGTCAAGAGCGAGTTGCTCCTGCTCATCGTCGGGGGGGTGTTTGTGGCGGAGGCCATCTCGGTGATCATGCAGGTCTTCTCCTACAGGACGACCGGTCGACGGGTCTTTCGGATGGCGCCCATCCATCACCACTATGAGCTGAACGGGATGGCGGAGCCGAAGATTATTGTCCGATTCTGGATCATCTCCTTTATCCTGGCCTTACTTTCGCTCACCACATTGAAATTGAGGTGA
- the murD gene encoding UDP-N-acetylmuramoyl-L-alanine--D-glutamate ligase, protein MPGFTLRVWLTRNPEPGTRNCMVVTMLDLAGKRVIVVGLARSGAAACRLLLKQGATVIGADRRGVREIGADLCSLERDGVGLELGEQYLHSLFLADLIVVSPGIDLREPSFQRVREAGIPLIGEVELAYRYSEATLIGITGTNGKSTTTTLLGAILTQAGLPSHVAGNIGTPLCGVAPSLAAGEFVVTELSSFQLETIKEFRPRVALLLNLAPDHLDRYDCVEDYYRAKARIFENQQPSDVAIVNADDPLVLQAAVQARGRRFAFSRTRPLDAGAYVSEDHLILNLDGRRETICRVSEVKIQGVHNLENALAASLAAAVAGISPMAIRNALVSFEGLPHRLEYVAEIGGVRYIDDSKGTNVGAVIRSLQSFTVPIVLIAGGKDKQSDFGPLVPLVRERVKRLILIGQAAPTLRRALAGACPMEETSSLEEAVRRAATAASPGEVVLLSPACASFDMFTDFEERGRVFKAAVRGLPPAADSTRGQA, encoded by the coding sequence ATGCCAGGTTTCACGTTACGAGTGTGGCTTACTCGAAACCCGGAACCCGGAACCCGGAACTGCATGGTGGTAACCATGCTGGATCTGGCCGGTAAGCGAGTGATAGTCGTGGGGTTGGCGCGATCCGGAGCGGCGGCCTGCCGTCTGTTGCTCAAGCAGGGCGCAACGGTCATCGGCGCCGATCGCAGGGGCGTGCGTGAGATCGGTGCCGACCTCTGCAGCCTGGAGCGGGACGGGGTCGGTCTTGAGCTGGGTGAGCAGTATCTACACTCCTTATTTTTGGCCGACCTTATTGTCGTCAGCCCTGGGATCGATCTGCGTGAGCCGTCGTTTCAGCGGGTTCGGGAGGCAGGTATCCCGCTCATCGGCGAGGTTGAGTTAGCCTACCGGTACAGTGAAGCCACATTGATCGGAATCACTGGAACCAATGGTAAGAGTACCACGACGACCCTTCTCGGCGCGATACTCACACAAGCCGGCCTGCCTTCGCATGTGGCCGGTAACATCGGGACCCCCCTCTGCGGAGTAGCGCCTTCTCTTGCGGCGGGTGAATTTGTGGTGACGGAGCTGTCGAGTTTTCAATTGGAAACGATCAAGGAGTTCAGGCCGCGCGTGGCGTTGCTCTTGAATCTTGCGCCAGATCATCTTGACCGATATGACTGCGTCGAGGACTATTATCGGGCCAAAGCCCGCATCTTCGAGAATCAGCAGCCGTCGGATGTTGCCATTGTGAATGCGGACGATCCGTTGGTGCTCCAAGCGGCAGTGCAGGCCAGAGGGCGAAGGTTTGCATTCAGTCGGACCAGACCGCTCGATGCGGGGGCGTACGTCAGCGAAGATCACCTGATCCTCAATCTTGACGGGAGGCGGGAGACCATTTGCCGGGTGTCCGAGGTGAAGATCCAGGGGGTGCATAACCTGGAGAACGCCCTGGCCGCCAGTCTTGCGGCGGCAGTAGCCGGCATATCCCCGATGGCGATCCGGAATGCGCTCGTCAGCTTCGAAGGGCTCCCGCACCGCCTGGAGTATGTCGCCGAAATCGGTGGCGTTCGTTATATCGATGACTCCAAGGGGACAAACGTCGGAGCGGTGATCCGATCGCTTCAGAGTTTCACCGTCCCCATTGTGCTTATTGCCGGTGGCAAGGATAAGCAAAGCGACTTCGGGCCGCTGGTGCCTCTTGTCCGCGAACGGGTGAAAAGGCTGATCCTGATCGGTCAGGCCGCTCCAACGCTGCGACGTGCGCTTGCCGGGGCCTGTCCGATGGAGGAGACATCGAGCCTTGAGGAGGCCGTTCGGCGCGCTGCAACCGCCGCATCGCCGGGAGAGGTTGTGTTGCTGTCTCCGGCCTGCGCCAGCTTCGATATGTTTACTGATTTCGAAGAGCGAGGGCGTGTCTTCAAGGCGGCGGTACGGGGACTTCCACCTGCCGCCGACAGCACGCGAGGACAGGCATGA
- the murG gene encoding undecaprenyldiphospho-muramoylpentapeptide beta-N-acetylglucosaminyltransferase: protein MKAIIAGGGTGGHLFPAIALAEELRSRWADLPLLFVGVEGGVEASLLATRGWDFEGIKASGLQGKRFLSRMRSLSLIPLGLIRSLSILRRFRPDVVVGFGGYASVAMVLSGVLARVPTVIHEQNALPGLANRWLGRVVDHVAVAFDEAADFFPKRKVRVTGNPVRAELFGISGAEAVTRLDLDPDRLTILIFGGSQGAHRLNQAVMEALPTLADWRERIQFIHATGPRDLASVRQGYDAGGYRAVVEPFFQAMAMAYAAADLCFCRAGAGTVAELCALGKPSVLIPFPFAANDHQRYNAEALVASGGARMVLDRELNGATVAEIIRTFLRNREGLEAMARRAKTLAKPDAAIRLADLVTRTASRGSRAKLRLLGPDLQSGTRNCEHV, encoded by the coding sequence GTGAAGGCCATCATTGCAGGCGGTGGGACGGGGGGGCATCTCTTTCCTGCTATTGCGTTAGCCGAGGAGCTTCGCTCGCGATGGGCCGATCTGCCGCTCCTGTTTGTCGGCGTCGAGGGAGGGGTTGAGGCATCGTTGCTCGCGACGAGAGGTTGGGATTTCGAAGGGATCAAGGCGTCGGGCTTACAGGGGAAGCGCTTTCTGTCGCGGATGCGGAGCCTCTCGTTGATCCCATTGGGGCTCATCCGATCTCTCTCGATCCTTCGACGGTTCCGTCCCGATGTCGTGGTTGGGTTTGGCGGCTACGCTTCGGTTGCCATGGTGCTGTCTGGAGTGCTTGCGAGGGTTCCGACCGTGATCCATGAGCAGAACGCCTTACCGGGGCTTGCTAACCGATGGTTGGGGAGGGTCGTTGATCACGTCGCGGTGGCCTTCGATGAGGCAGCCGATTTTTTTCCAAAGCGTAAGGTGCGGGTGACCGGCAATCCGGTCCGAGCGGAGCTCTTCGGCATAAGCGGGGCAGAGGCAGTGACCCGCTTGGATCTCGATCCGGATCGGCTCACCATCCTAATCTTCGGTGGCAGCCAGGGGGCTCATCGGCTGAACCAAGCGGTCATGGAGGCCCTCCCCACGCTTGCGGACTGGCGAGAGCGGATCCAGTTCATTCACGCCACGGGTCCGCGCGACCTTGCTTCCGTTCGGCAAGGGTATGACGCGGGGGGGTATCGAGCAGTCGTAGAGCCGTTCTTTCAGGCGATGGCCATGGCATATGCCGCTGCCGATCTCTGTTTCTGTCGGGCGGGGGCCGGCACTGTGGCAGAGCTTTGCGCCTTGGGAAAACCGTCGGTGCTCATTCCGTTCCCCTTTGCCGCCAACGATCACCAGCGCTACAATGCTGAAGCGCTGGTCGCCTCCGGCGGGGCCCGGATGGTCCTGGACCGCGAGTTGAACGGCGCCACGGTGGCCGAAATCATACGGACATTTCTTCGCAACAGAGAGGGGCTTGAGGCTATGGCGCGCAGGGCGAAGACCTTGGCGAAGCCGGATGCGGCGATACGCTTGGCCGATCTCGTTACACGGACTGCGTCCCGAGGGTCAAGGGCCAAGCTCCGGCTTCTCGGCCCGGACCTGCAAAGCGGGACAAGGAACTGCGAACATGTTTAA